The Halocalculus aciditolerans genome includes a window with the following:
- a CDS encoding helix-turn-helix domain-containing protein, with amino-acid sequence MIDECLVVEFDVEGDDCPLANATAAATATAIAQPPQLREDGNVLLQFSTTAGDSLADVLDADDRIRYLHRSTADARDNFRCLSKHPCIVHELISAGLLVDTIRYQNGAARLTGAVVGHSVLQGVMETASETVGVQLQRVYPLHEEDDEPVARRWDLTPAQIESIECALELGYFTIPREADASDVAKALNISKSAFLERLRRAQASLFRDLFE; translated from the coding sequence ATGATCGACGAATGCCTCGTCGTCGAATTCGACGTGGAGGGCGACGACTGCCCACTCGCCAACGCGACTGCCGCTGCCACCGCAACAGCTATCGCCCAACCCCCACAGCTCCGCGAAGACGGCAACGTCCTACTCCAGTTCAGCACGACTGCAGGTGACAGTCTTGCCGACGTGCTTGACGCCGATGACCGTATTCGCTACCTCCACCGATCCACTGCGGACGCCCGCGACAATTTCCGCTGCCTCTCCAAACACCCCTGTATCGTCCACGAACTCATCAGCGCTGGCCTCCTAGTCGATACGATTCGCTACCAGAACGGAGCCGCTCGTCTCACTGGGGCCGTCGTCGGTCACTCAGTCCTCCAGGGCGTTATGGAAACTGCGAGCGAGACCGTTGGCGTCCAACTCCAGCGGGTTTACCCACTCCACGAGGAAGACGACGAACCCGTCGCTCGCCGCTGGGATCTCACGCCCGCGCAGATCGAGAGTATCGAGTGCGCACTTGAACTCGGCTACTTCACTATCCCTCGCGAGGCAGATGCAAGCGATGTGGCCAAAGCGCTCAACATCAGCAAGTCTGCGTTTCTCGAACGTCTCCGCCGCGCCCAAGCTTCCCTTTTCCGAGACCTGTTCGAATAG
- the paaB gene encoding 1,2-phenylacetyl-CoA epoxidase subunit PaaB: protein MIWEVFRQESAGDTYEHVGNVHAPDSEMAKQFAEVQHARRMQTNSLWVVPLDEISEVGAQDAAFGGRTDKSYRWAMTYNDIDASFAEEVEDSEAEQREAARKRRKALSEEGEA from the coding sequence ATGATCTGGGAAGTGTTCCGGCAAGAGTCCGCCGGGGACACGTACGAGCACGTCGGAAACGTCCATGCGCCGGACAGCGAGATGGCGAAACAGTTCGCCGAAGTCCAACATGCCCGTCGCATGCAGACAAACAGCCTCTGGGTCGTCCCTCTGGACGAAATTAGTGAGGTTGGAGCTCAGGATGCAGCGTTTGGTGGTCGAACTGACAAGTCCTACCGGTGGGCGATGACGTACAACGACATTGACGCGTCGTTTGCGGAGGAAGTTGAGGACAGCGAGGCAGAGCAGCGTGAGGCCGCACGGAAGCGTCGCAAAGCGCTCAGCGAGGAGGGTGAAGCATGA
- the paaD gene encoding 1,2-phenylacetyl-CoA epoxidase subunit PaaD, producing the protein MTTNAPLDGGKACGYTNYEEGTVPDEYPKTGVDATGTEAEVWEALREVQDPEMPVSIVDLGLIYDVSVDDDHCTVEMTLTYTGCPARDMILNDVKCAAETAHAVQEADVRLQFSPKWTVDMVTEAGRDDLREFGLSV; encoded by the coding sequence GTGACGACGAACGCGCCTCTGGACGGCGGGAAGGCCTGTGGGTACACGAATTACGAGGAAGGGACCGTACCAGACGAGTATCCGAAGACGGGCGTGGACGCAACGGGCACCGAAGCCGAAGTGTGGGAGGCGCTCCGAGAGGTCCAAGATCCCGAGATGCCAGTCAGCATCGTTGACCTCGGCCTCATCTACGACGTGTCCGTCGATGATGACCACTGCACTGTTGAGATGACGTTAACGTACACGGGATGTCCGGCGCGCGATATGATCCTGAACGACGTGAAGTGCGCAGCTGAGACAGCACACGCGGTGCAAGAGGCGGACGTACGCCTCCAGTTCAGTCCGAAGTGGACGGTCGATATGGTGACAGAGGCCGGCCGAGACGACCTCCGTGAATTTGGGTTGAGCGTATGA
- a CDS encoding nuclear transport factor 2 family protein, with the protein MTTQQTFDRHCDALADYDVDATLADYAEDSVVVTNMGVFRGLDEIRGLFESMLFEFDASDAALEIDEAHVEDDFAYLVWHAETNETVYEFCTDTFYVPNDTIRFQTFAGKLASTA; encoded by the coding sequence ATGACGACCCAACAAACGTTCGACCGTCACTGCGATGCGCTCGCTGACTATGACGTCGACGCCACGCTCGCGGACTACGCCGAGGACTCGGTCGTTGTCACCAACATGGGGGTGTTTCGCGGCCTCGACGAGATACGAGGATTGTTCGAAAGTATGCTCTTCGAGTTCGATGCGTCGGACGCCGCGCTTGAGATCGATGAGGCGCATGTTGAGGACGACTTTGCGTATCTTGTCTGGCATGCAGAGACTAACGAGACTGTCTACGAGTTCTGCACGGACACGTTCTACGTCCCCAACGACACGATCCGCTTCCAGACGTTCGCGGGGAAACTCGCGTCAACGGCGTAA
- the paaK gene encoding phenylacetate--CoA ligase PaaK: protein MVWNSVETADRESIRDLQDKRLRETVAHAYENVDFYRRILDDANITPDDIDGVDDITTLPMTTKEDFRDEYPDGLFAVNNADVRRIHASSGTTGKPKIVGYTQSDLDVWSEVVARSLNAAGVAPGDTVQNAYGYGLFTGGLGVHNGVEELGASVIPIGGGQTQRQIELLQDLESDALTCTPSYALYLAETAEERGIDIRDLPLSTVIFGAEPCTDPMREEIEERLDITGVDIYGLSEVIGPGVSNECHEAQDGLHIWEDHFYPEVVDPKTGDPLPEGEEGELVLTSLTKEALPVLRYRTGDLTTLTYEECECGRTMVRMDNVTGRADDLLIVRGVNLYPSEIEDVVLEFDEVAPFYRIDLYRENNLDRLELQVERERDVSVDDDDLRARIERRLSNVLSFTPDHIEITAPGGIERTETGKVKRVYDHRD from the coding sequence ATGGTCTGGAACAGTGTCGAGACCGCAGACAGAGAATCGATTCGCGACCTACAGGATAAACGCCTCCGCGAAACCGTCGCACACGCCTACGAGAATGTCGACTTCTACCGGCGCATACTCGATGACGCCAACATCACCCCCGACGACATTGACGGCGTCGATGACATTACCACCCTCCCAATGACCACGAAGGAGGACTTCCGCGACGAGTACCCGGACGGCCTCTTTGCCGTCAATAACGCTGACGTCAGACGAATCCACGCGTCATCCGGAACGACCGGGAAACCCAAAATAGTCGGCTACACCCAGAGCGATCTCGACGTCTGGAGTGAAGTCGTCGCACGGTCGCTCAATGCGGCAGGTGTCGCCCCCGGCGATACGGTTCAGAACGCGTACGGCTACGGTCTGTTCACGGGCGGCCTTGGCGTCCACAATGGCGTCGAGGAACTCGGTGCGTCCGTCATCCCTATCGGCGGCGGACAGACCCAGCGACAAATAGAACTCCTTCAAGATCTAGAGAGTGATGCCCTAACGTGCACGCCGTCCTACGCACTCTACCTTGCCGAGACGGCCGAGGAACGCGGCATCGACATCCGTGACCTTCCCCTGTCGACCGTCATTTTCGGTGCTGAACCCTGTACTGATCCGATGCGCGAGGAGATCGAGGAACGACTTGACATCACGGGTGTCGATATCTATGGTCTGTCCGAGGTCATCGGCCCCGGCGTCTCAAACGAGTGCCACGAAGCCCAGGACGGCCTTCATATCTGGGAGGATCACTTCTATCCTGAAGTCGTCGACCCCAAGACTGGCGATCCGCTTCCTGAAGGAGAGGAAGGCGAGCTCGTCTTGACTTCCCTCACAAAAGAAGCGCTCCCAGTTCTCCGCTACCGAACCGGCGATTTGACGACGCTCACCTACGAGGAGTGCGAGTGCGGACGGACGATGGTGCGGATGGACAACGTTACTGGCCGCGCGGATGATCTGCTAATCGTTCGTGGTGTCAACCTCTATCCGAGCGAGATTGAAGATGTCGTCCTGGAGTTCGACGAGGTTGCACCGTTCTATCGAATCGACCTCTACCGGGAGAATAACCTTGACCGGCTTGAACTTCAGGTTGAACGCGAGCGCGACGTATCGGTTGACGACGACGACCTGCGCGCCCGTATCGAACGCCGTCTCTCGAACGTTTTATCGTTCACGCCGGATCATATTGAAATAACGGCCCCTGGCGGCATTGAGCGCACAGAGACGGGGAAGGTAAAGCGCGTCTACGATCACCGCGACTAG
- a CDS encoding alpha/beta fold hydrolase, producing MQIPDGWASRHVTLNNCRHHYVIGKQTDRPTLIVAHGFTDNWQCLAPLAAPFDDAYNVVLYDARGHGLSEATGGGYDAETMADDLAALCGYLGVEHPVFYGHSLGADSALRVACRSNVSPRALVLEEHPAQLFTVLGDDHLQEKRQELKAWGTATHEELRLAFEKRGEVFADALATARKQVRPSVIGVTRRGFRPIADTASSPPCPTLLLRPDPDVAPYTDAARDWSGGGAVRHAVDGAGHTVFRDAPDTCRSFIESFFEENGLPT from the coding sequence ATGCAGATCCCCGACGGCTGGGCCTCTAGGCACGTGACTCTCAACAACTGTCGACATCACTACGTGATCGGGAAGCAAACCGACCGGCCGACGCTCATCGTCGCGCACGGGTTCACGGACAACTGGCAGTGTCTTGCACCGCTCGCGGCCCCGTTTGACGACGCTTACAACGTCGTCCTTTACGATGCGCGCGGTCACGGCCTCAGCGAAGCCACAGGGGGCGGCTACGACGCGGAGACGATGGCGGACGATCTCGCCGCACTCTGTGGGTACCTGGGCGTCGAACATCCCGTCTTCTACGGCCACTCGCTCGGTGCGGATTCCGCGCTCCGAGTAGCGTGCCGTTCGAACGTCAGCCCACGCGCACTCGTTCTTGAAGAACACCCTGCGCAGTTGTTCACGGTTCTCGGTGACGACCATCTCCAAGAGAAACGGCAGGAACTCAAAGCGTGGGGAACCGCGACTCACGAGGAACTCCGGCTCGCATTCGAGAAGCGAGGAGAGGTGTTTGCGGACGCGCTCGCTACCGCACGCAAACAGGTGCGACCGTCAGTCATTGGCGTAACTCGCCGCGGGTTCCGACCGATTGCGGACACCGCGTCCTCCCCGCCGTGTCCGACCCTCCTACTTCGTCCCGACCCCGATGTCGCACCGTACACAGACGCTGCACGAGACTGGTCGGGAGGCGGAGCAGTTCGCCACGCCGTTGACGGTGCCGGCCACACAGTGTTCCGCGACGCACCGGACACCTGCCGGTCGTTTATCGAGTCATTCTTCGAAGAAAACGGCCTCCCGACCTGA
- a CDS encoding DUF6159 family protein yields the protein MSGKFSRGLDVVDGSLDVFRANPRLAVLPLCSLLLVGSGFAVAAGIALHYGLVASLFTNDLIKYAAIFIGLALTSSLGAFFNVAVAHCAFQYFDGEDPTVRDGLQSAWRSRRAIAIWALTSATLGTVLYVLDEKFGFLGSAARLVFDLAWGLLTFFVVPVIAVEDTADLRTILRESGDAFKQTWGESVSASLGVSLVVLPIAVVGIVLLGAAYLGLHGPAAWLLGGLGLLIVVAAIIAGQVLGMVARTALYEYATDDRRVGPFATRDPDSVFPDS from the coding sequence ATGTCCGGAAAATTCAGTCGCGGACTCGACGTCGTTGACGGTAGTCTCGACGTGTTCCGGGCGAATCCCCGCCTCGCAGTCCTCCCGCTGTGCAGTCTCCTGCTCGTCGGGAGCGGCTTCGCAGTCGCGGCCGGCATCGCCCTCCACTACGGCCTCGTCGCATCGTTATTCACGAACGACCTCATCAAGTACGCCGCGATCTTCATCGGGCTCGCACTCACGTCGAGTCTCGGTGCGTTCTTCAACGTCGCGGTCGCGCACTGCGCGTTCCAGTACTTCGACGGCGAGGATCCGACCGTTCGCGATGGTCTGCAGTCCGCGTGGCGCTCGCGCCGTGCCATCGCCATCTGGGCGCTCACCTCCGCCACCCTCGGGACCGTCCTCTACGTCCTCGACGAGAAGTTCGGATTCCTCGGGAGCGCCGCTCGCCTCGTCTTCGACCTCGCGTGGGGGCTCCTCACCTTCTTCGTCGTCCCCGTCATCGCCGTCGAGGACACCGCCGACCTCCGCACGATCCTCCGCGAGAGCGGGGACGCGTTCAAGCAGACATGGGGTGAGAGCGTGAGCGCCTCGCTCGGCGTTTCACTCGTCGTCCTACCGATCGCCGTCGTCGGCATCGTCCTGCTCGGGGCGGCCTACCTCGGTCTCCACGGCCCAGCCGCGTGGCTCCTCGGCGGCCTCGGTCTTCTCATCGTCGTCGCCGCGATCATCGCGGGGCAGGTCCTCGGGATGGTCGCGCGCACCGCCCTCTACGAGTACGCGACTGACGACCGCCGCGTCGGTCCGTTCGCTACTCGCGACCCCGACAGCGTCTTCCCCGACTCGTGA
- the paaI gene encoding hydroxyphenylacetyl-CoA thioesterase PaaI → MTANNVDADTKERIESDPYCDRIGIEVVELKPRAARVELTLEQSHCNFHGTPHGGVIYSLADAAFAAASNASGETAVALETNISYLDTVDVGTTITATATEEHDTTRTGTYEVQVKGGDDVLAIFRGRVYRP, encoded by the coding sequence ATGACTGCAAACAACGTTGACGCGGACACCAAGGAGCGAATCGAGAGCGATCCATACTGCGATCGTATCGGTATCGAGGTCGTTGAGTTGAAACCAAGGGCTGCGCGTGTGGAACTCACCCTCGAGCAGTCTCACTGTAACTTCCACGGAACGCCCCACGGCGGAGTGATTTACTCGCTTGCGGATGCTGCGTTCGCCGCGGCGTCGAACGCCAGCGGGGAGACTGCGGTCGCGCTAGAGACGAACATCTCCTACCTAGATACCGTTGACGTCGGTACGACTATCACCGCAACCGCAACGGAGGAGCATGACACCACAAGAACCGGGACATACGAAGTACAGGTCAAAGGTGGTGACGACGTACTCGCCATCTTCCGCGGCCGCGTTTATCGGCCGTGA
- a CDS encoding Phenylacetic acid catabolic protein, with product MNITEVKSNAGPREFGPADDLPEEYRKAATRMIQFHANSEVMGGYLDKEFTRHAPSIDRKLANTAKVQDEIGHAQLLYRAAETLGVKTREQMLNELKEGEGKFLNCFHYPVDSWYEAPMIDFFVDGGAMRRQATLKSTSWTPYAHAMDKVCFEEGFHVKHGESILRELMQGSKATQERVQETFETWWPRILQFFGPTNDESVHDDFAQSVGLKTATNDELRNSFLNMYIPKAEKYGLKIPETPRIYERDDGTMAVREDDLDWDEFWEISKNEYEGSKEQIGSRRHRQNAVRWVRDTLDTWESRGGAQQGVARS from the coding sequence ATGAACATCACTGAGGTGAAATCGAACGCCGGTCCGCGGGAGTTCGGTCCCGCTGACGACCTTCCTGAAGAGTACCGAAAAGCCGCCACCCGAATGATCCAGTTTCACGCGAACAGCGAAGTCATGGGTGGCTACCTCGACAAGGAGTTCACGCGGCACGCTCCCTCCATTGACCGAAAACTCGCGAATACCGCTAAAGTTCAAGACGAAATCGGGCATGCTCAACTTCTCTACCGCGCCGCAGAGACGCTGGGCGTCAAGACTCGCGAGCAGATGCTCAACGAACTCAAGGAGGGCGAAGGGAAGTTCCTCAACTGCTTCCACTACCCAGTGGACTCCTGGTATGAGGCGCCCATGATCGACTTCTTTGTCGACGGCGGCGCAATGCGGCGGCAGGCGACCCTCAAATCCACAAGCTGGACGCCGTACGCCCACGCTATGGATAAAGTCTGCTTCGAGGAAGGTTTCCACGTGAAACACGGTGAATCGATCCTGCGCGAGCTCATGCAAGGCTCGAAAGCCACGCAAGAACGCGTCCAAGAGACGTTCGAGACGTGGTGGCCGCGCATCCTCCAGTTCTTCGGCCCAACAAACGATGAATCCGTTCACGATGACTTCGCACAGAGCGTTGGCCTGAAGACTGCGACGAACGACGAGCTCCGGAACTCGTTCCTCAACATGTACATCCCAAAGGCTGAGAAATACGGTCTCAAAATCCCAGAGACGCCGCGAATCTACGAGCGCGACGACGGCACGATGGCCGTCCGCGAGGACGACCTGGACTGGGACGAGTTCTGGGAGATTTCAAAGAACGAGTACGAGGGTTCCAAAGAGCAGATCGGATCCCGCCGCCACCGTCAAAACGCAGTCAGGTGGGTGCGGGACACGCTCGACACTTGGGAATCACGTGGCGGCGCACAGCAGGGGGTTGCGCGATCATGA
- a CDS encoding outer membrane protein assembly factor BamB family protein, with the protein MKDTETASRRRVLRTGALTGALALSGCLGSITGTRGTAARQIPLATTAPDAWPRNGYDVQNTGQNRTATPPRSSPTTAWSVPVSGTVSSVAVGPTLVYASSDEETRAITRAGTGEWRADVGGALTYVEGRLYVSTDRGVIALDATTGEEIWRATDAERSAAQVIEAAGTVYVAGHEHVVGLHADTGARRWQLETARHPALVADDERVVIVTRDRIQSLVPGAQTDALLEEPAPQTRQTMSPGWHPEVVSATLVGNTVFAAKYGSRTGNTPGMVRCYDLTFADEEWLTQFSWDGLGVISVTDDRVYATPYRATTDPPDGSLVVLDRASGEVQWRYDGAMLGRPVIGGDVVVTGGADPGSPTVCLSSDSQATADCSDGRNPATSGVLHAFDTTTGERLWTRSPGGSFGGYPVALVGDTVYYGDSTGIHSLQ; encoded by the coding sequence ATGAAGGACACGGAGACAGCCTCACGGCGGCGTGTCCTCCGAACGGGCGCGCTCACCGGCGCGCTCGCGCTCTCCGGGTGTCTCGGATCGATCACCGGCACCCGAGGCACGGCAGCGCGCCAGATCCCGCTGGCGACTACGGCACCAGACGCGTGGCCACGGAACGGATACGATGTCCAGAACACCGGCCAAAACCGGACCGCTACTCCACCACGGTCCTCGCCGACGACGGCGTGGTCCGTCCCCGTCTCGGGAACGGTGTCGTCGGTCGCTGTCGGCCCGACACTGGTGTATGCGAGCTCTGACGAAGAGACGCGGGCGATCACACGCGCTGGGACCGGGGAGTGGCGCGCTGACGTCGGTGGCGCGCTCACCTACGTCGAGGGACGCCTCTACGTGAGTACCGACCGGGGAGTGATCGCACTCGACGCGACGACGGGCGAAGAGATCTGGCGCGCGACCGACGCGGAACGATCGGCGGCGCAAGTCATCGAAGCTGCGGGCACGGTCTACGTCGCCGGCCACGAGCACGTCGTCGGCCTGCATGCCGACACGGGTGCCCGCCGCTGGCAGCTCGAAACAGCCCGGCATCCGGCGCTGGTCGCTGACGATGAACGGGTCGTCATCGTCACCCGCGACCGCATTCAGAGCCTCGTCCCCGGTGCGCAGACGGACGCCCTCCTCGAGGAGCCAGCGCCGCAGACACGGCAGACGATGTCGCCGGGGTGGCATCCCGAAGTCGTCTCAGCGACTCTCGTCGGGAATACGGTGTTCGCTGCGAAGTACGGTAGCAGGACGGGTAACACGCCGGGGATGGTCCGCTGTTACGATCTCACGTTCGCTGATGAGGAGTGGCTCACGCAGTTCTCGTGGGACGGGCTCGGTGTGATCTCGGTCACTGATGACCGTGTCTATGCGACGCCCTATCGGGCGACGACTGATCCACCGGACGGGTCGCTCGTCGTGCTCGATCGGGCGAGCGGCGAGGTGCAGTGGCGCTACGACGGTGCGATGCTCGGACGCCCGGTCATCGGTGGGGACGTCGTCGTCACCGGCGGTGCCGATCCGGGCTCTCCGACCGTCTGTCTCTCCTCCGATTCGCAGGCGACGGCAGACTGTTCCGATGGACGGAACCCAGCGACCTCCGGCGTGCTTCACGCCTTCGATACGACCACCGGTGAACGGCTCTGGACGCGCTCTCCGGGTGGCTCATTCGGTGGGTATCCGGTTGCCCTCGTTGGCGACACGGTGTACTACGGAGATAGTACTGGTATACACTCGCTACAGTAG
- the paaC gene encoding 1,2-phenylacetyl-CoA epoxidase subunit PaaC: MSSTAGSLDRDDLTPEGQVALEHLLFRLADDEFVHAERLTEWQIFAPTLESDLSLANIAQDEFGHARLWYDLLQELGYTEAECVWERPPEEWTHSVLVERPFDEGDWADTVVRSYLYDVAERVRLEALVDTSYAPLADRVGKALDEESYHREHAQNWLKRLTANPDSKERVQGALDDLFGPAITLFAPGEYEDAIVEAGFRTATVEEMRTEWIDTVSTFLTSLDLIVPNTPSPAMHVPNADTLADLDAHGRDGSHTDAWFDLYEDFTATYRELDPDTPARLRSEVSK; the protein is encoded by the coding sequence ATGAGTTCCACCGCTGGGAGTCTCGACAGGGACGACCTTACACCGGAAGGTCAGGTCGCGCTTGAACACCTTTTATTCCGTCTCGCAGACGACGAGTTCGTGCACGCAGAACGCCTAACGGAGTGGCAGATATTCGCGCCGACGCTCGAATCCGACCTTTCGCTCGCGAACATTGCACAGGACGAGTTCGGCCACGCACGCCTCTGGTATGACCTCCTACAGGAGCTCGGGTACACGGAGGCTGAGTGTGTGTGGGAACGCCCACCTGAAGAGTGGACGCACAGCGTGCTCGTTGAACGGCCGTTTGACGAAGGCGACTGGGCTGACACGGTCGTCCGCAGCTATCTCTACGATGTCGCCGAGCGCGTCCGGCTCGAAGCGTTAGTCGACACCAGTTACGCGCCGCTTGCCGACCGCGTTGGGAAAGCACTTGATGAGGAATCGTATCACCGCGAACACGCGCAGAACTGGCTTAAGCGACTCACTGCCAACCCCGACTCGAAGGAGCGGGTACAGGGGGCGCTGGACGACCTATTCGGTCCCGCAATCACGCTATTCGCGCCTGGCGAATACGAAGACGCGATCGTTGAAGCTGGGTTCCGAACAGCCACAGTCGAGGAGATGCGGACTGAGTGGATCGACACCGTGAGCACGTTCCTCACGTCGCTTGATCTCATCGTTCCAAACACTCCGTCGCCCGCCATGCATGTGCCGAACGCCGACACGCTTGCTGACCTCGACGCACACGGCCGCGACGGAAGCCACACGGACGCATGGTTCGACCTTTACGAGGATTTCACCGCGACGTACCGCGAACTTGACCCGGACACGCCAGCCAGACTGCGGTCGGAGGTGTCAAAGTGA
- the paaE gene encoding 1,2-phenylacetyl-CoA epoxidase subunit PaaE: MTTDPSTTTTADDAAVQCPYCGSTDTKREHPKGPSLCRSMHFCTDCQQPFERFH, from the coding sequence ATGACTACGGATCCCAGCACCACCACGACTGCTGACGATGCGGCCGTACAGTGTCCGTACTGTGGGTCGACGGACACAAAGCGCGAACACCCAAAGGGACCGTCTCTCTGCCGATCGATGCATTTCTGCACCGACTGCCAGCAGCCGTTCGAGCGGTTCCACTGA
- a CDS encoding MaoC family dehydratase, which yields MAYSYEPHHFEDFEVGKEFISVGRTVTESDFVMHSALSGDWTELHTNKEYAEDQQFGERIAHGPMTFVQATGFVYRTGIVERTAVAFLGMNYMDLPNPVTIGDTLQLEIEVVDRKDLESREDAGIVVLDTVMENQEGTVVFEGDMKFLIKKQN from the coding sequence ATGGCATACAGCTACGAGCCACACCACTTCGAGGACTTCGAGGTCGGAAAGGAGTTCATTAGTGTCGGTCGGACCGTCACCGAGTCGGACTTCGTGATGCATTCGGCGCTGAGTGGGGATTGGACAGAACTCCACACAAATAAGGAGTACGCGGAGGATCAACAGTTCGGGGAACGAATCGCACACGGCCCAATGACGTTCGTGCAGGCGACTGGATTCGTCTATCGAACGGGTATCGTCGAGCGAACTGCGGTCGCGTTCCTCGGCATGAACTACATGGATCTCCCGAACCCCGTCACCATTGGCGACACTCTCCAACTGGAAATCGAGGTCGTGGATCGCAAGGATCTGGAGAGTCGAGAGGACGCGGGTATTGTCGTCCTTGACACAGTCATGGAGAACCAGGAGGGGACGGTCGTCTTCGAAGGCGACATGAAGTTCCTCATAAAGAAGCAAAACTGA
- a CDS encoding aldehyde dehydrogenase family protein: MEYSGPTDLYIDGEWTPAKSGDTIETEDPATEIAYATVQKAGVDDVDNAVAAANDAAVRDSEWRTMDPEERRAKLHAMADAIEEWKDEIVLVESHDNGKTPFEAKLEIGMVVDTFRYYAGWTEKSGGSEIPVSDSRLNYTKREPVGVTAHIAPWNFPFQLAGRSVAPALATGNSVVLKPSSMTPLSALYYAKAAEEAGLPDGVLNVVPGSGSTAGSTLASHGDVDHVTFTGSTGVGKTVQRDAADAVADVSLELGGKGPAVVFPDADLDAAARGVQYGIFMNAGQMCWANSRLVVHEDVHDELVESLVSIAENIPLGSGIDDDGQMGPVVSESHQQDILAYIETGKEEGATVAAGGGVPDDTETGHFVEPTVFTDVTNDMTIAREEIFGPVLSIIEVSSEEEALKVANDSPFGLTACVWTNDLSRAHTFSDRLDYGMVLVNETPNTWPQTPFGGTGASGHGRAQGEQAIESYTEVKNVHINLE, encoded by the coding sequence ATGGAGTATTCGGGCCCAACAGACCTGTATATCGACGGAGAATGGACCCCAGCAAAGAGCGGAGACACAATCGAGACTGAGGATCCCGCAACGGAAATAGCGTACGCGACCGTTCAGAAGGCCGGTGTGGACGACGTTGACAACGCAGTCGCGGCGGCTAATGACGCTGCCGTGCGCGACAGCGAATGGCGAACTATGGACCCCGAGGAGCGGCGCGCGAAGCTCCACGCGATGGCAGACGCGATTGAGGAGTGGAAGGATGAAATCGTGCTGGTGGAGTCTCACGATAACGGAAAGACACCGTTCGAGGCGAAGCTCGAAATCGGAATGGTAGTTGATACCTTCCGGTATTACGCAGGGTGGACGGAGAAGAGCGGTGGGAGTGAAATACCTGTCTCTGATTCCCGGCTCAACTACACGAAACGCGAACCCGTCGGCGTCACCGCGCACATCGCACCCTGGAATTTCCCATTCCAGCTCGCCGGTCGTAGCGTTGCGCCCGCACTTGCGACTGGGAATTCCGTTGTTCTTAAGCCGTCCAGTATGACGCCGCTCTCAGCGCTCTACTACGCGAAGGCTGCGGAAGAAGCGGGTCTCCCGGACGGCGTGCTCAACGTTGTTCCAGGGTCGGGATCCACGGCCGGGAGTACGCTTGCGAGCCACGGGGACGTTGACCACGTCACGTTCACGGGGAGCACTGGCGTTGGAAAGACGGTTCAGCGGGACGCGGCGGACGCCGTCGCGGATGTTTCCCTTGAACTCGGTGGGAAGGGTCCTGCGGTCGTCTTTCCTGACGCGGATCTGGATGCGGCGGCCCGTGGCGTCCAGTATGGTATCTTCATGAACGCCGGGCAGATGTGTTGGGCGAACTCGCGGTTGGTCGTCCACGAGGACGTTCACGACGAACTTGTGGAGTCGCTCGTGTCCATTGCGGAGAACATCCCGCTAGGCAGCGGTATCGACGACGACGGTCAGATGGGGCCGGTGGTCAGCGAATCGCACCAGCAGGACATCCTTGCGTACATCGAGACAGGGAAAGAGGAGGGAGCGACAGTCGCTGCCGGCGGCGGCGTCCCCGACGACACTGAAACCGGACACTTCGTTGAGCCGACCGTATTCACGGACGTGACTAACGACATGACCATTGCCCGCGAGGAGATATTCGGTCCAGTCTTGTCCATCATTGAGGTAAGCAGCGAGGAGGAAGCGCTCAAGGTCGCGAACGATTCGCCGTTCGGTCTGACTGCGTGCGTGTGGACGAACGACCTCTCTCGTGCGCACACGTTCAGCGACAGGCTTGACTACGGGATGGTGCTAGTTAACGAGACACCGAACACGTGGCCCCAAACTCCATTCGGAGGAACCGGCGCGAGCGGGCACGGCCGTGCACAGGGCGAGCAGGCCATCGAGTCGTATACTGAAGTGAAGAACGTCCACATCAACCTCGAATGA